From Drosophila nasuta strain 15112-1781.00 chromosome X, ASM2355853v1, whole genome shotgun sequence, one genomic window encodes:
- the LOC132796722 gene encoding DBF4-type zinc finger-containing protein 2 homolog, translating to MCSPCGPCSPCDPCCGPFECSPKCYNAAQLEALPQCAPRIPPPFPKCITVQQPPRLICKKRVVFTEKIVPEPMVVNRCRQITVPKVVDATRVIKVPKLIWVSQMVREPRVIYYPSMIPDPYVVCYPKRVCEPREVCQSILCQPKPQTIDIPPPREYCCYPNGPINYKPSAACPPCPIGPCAPGGACCPLPCFSTNQYPVCETRCGPCGPPCGPCGPCGPAGPCGPPRCGPCGPCGPCGPGRCGPCAVPNCGPCGLTMPSGPYIPAPCGPCGTGCGPLSNGPCGPCGPCGPCSPPCPYESPECGPCYPCAPTPWNTHCGPVGPCGPQVPCGPCGPC from the coding sequence ATGTGCTCTCCTTGTGGACCCTGCAGCCCCTGCGACCCCTGCTGTGGGCCCTTCGAGTGCTCTCCCAAGTGCTACAATGCCGCGCAATTGGAAGCCTTGCCGCAGTGTGCTCCTCGCATTCCGCCTCCTTTCCCCAAGTGCATAACTGTGCAGCAGCCTCCGCGTCTCATATGCAAGAAGCGGGTTGTCTTCACAGAGAAGATCGTGCCCGAGCCCATGGTTGTCAATCGCTGCAGACAGATCACTGTGCCGAAAGTTGTGGATGCCACGCGAGTTATCAAAGTGCCAAAGCTAATTTGGGTCTCACAAATGGTTCGGGAGCCCCGTGTCATATACTATCCATCCATGATACCGGATCCCTATGTCGTCTGCTATCCGAAGCGAGTTTGCGAGCCCAGAGAAGTATGCCAATCAATACTGTGCCAACCCAAGCCACAGACCATAGACATCCCGCCGCCGCGTGAGTATTGCTGCTATCCAAATGGACCCATCAACTACAAGCCCAGTGCCGCTTGCCCACCATGTCCAATAGGACCATGTGCTCCAGGTGGCGCATGTTGTCCACTGCCCTGCTTCTCCACCAATCAGTATCCAGTGTGCGAGACTCGTTGTGGCCCCTGTGGACCACCTTGTGGTCCCTGTGGACCCTGTGGACCTGCTGGTCCTTGTGGACCGCCACGGTGTGGACCCTGTGGGCCCTGTGGACCCTGTGGACCGGGCCGCTGTGGACCATGCGCAGTACCAAACTGTGGACCTTGTGGCTTGACAATGCCATCTGGACCGTACATTCCCGCACCTTGTGGACCATGTGGAACCGGTTGTGGTCCCTTGAGCAATGGACCTTGCGGACCCTGTGGACCATGTGGACCTTGTTCGCCGCCTTGTCCATATGAGTCGCCAGAGTGTGGACCTTGTTATCCTTGTGCACCTACGCCTTGGAACACACACTGTGGACCAGTCGGCCCGTGTGGCCCCCAAGTTCCATGTGGACCCTGTGGACCTTGTTGA
- the LOC132796690 gene encoding DBF4-type zinc finger-containing protein 2 homolog, whose amino-acid sequence MCSPCGPCSPCDPCCGPFECSPKCYNAAQLEALPQCAPRIPPPFPKCITVQQPPRLICKKRVVFTEKIVPEPMVVNRCRQITVPKVVDATRVIKVPKLIWVSQMVREPRVIYYPSMIPDPYVVCYPKRVCEPREVCQSILCQPKPQTIDIPPPREYCCYPNGPINYKPSAACPPCPIGPCAPGGACCPLPCFSTNQYPVCETRCGPCGPPCGPCGPCGPAGPCGPPRCGPCGPCGPCGPGRCGPCAVPNCGPCGLTMPSGPYIPAPCGPCGTGCGPLSNGPCGPCGPCGPCSPPCPYESPECGPCYPCAPTPWNTHCGPVGPCGPQVPCGPCGPC is encoded by the coding sequence ATGTGCTCCCCTTGTGGACCCTGCAGCCCCTGCGACCCCTGCTGTGGGCCCTTCGAGTGCTCTCCCAAGTGCTACAATGCCGCGCAATTGGAAGCCTTGCCGCAGTGTGCTCCTCGCATTCCGCCTCCTTTCCCCAAGTGCATAACTGTGCAGCAGCCTCCGCGTCTCATATGCAAGAAGCGGGTTGTCTTCACAGAGAAGATCGTGCCCGAGCCCATGGTTGTCAATCGCTGCAGACAGATCACTGTGCCGAAAGTTGTGGATGCCACGCGAGTTATCAAAGTGCCAAAGCTAATTTGGGTCTCACAAATGGTTCGGGAGCCCCGTGTCATATACTATCCATCCATGATACCGGATCCCTATGTCGTCTGCTATCCGAAGCGAGTTTGCGAGCCCAGAGAAGTATGCCAATCAATACTGTGCCAACCCAAGCCACAGACCATAGACATCCCGCCGCCGCGCGAGTATTGCTGCTATCCAAATGGACCCATCAACTACAAGCCCAGTGCCGCTTGCCCACCATGTCCAATAGGACCATGTGCTCCAGGTGGCGCATGTTGTCCACTGCCCTGCTTCTCCACCAATCAGTATCCAGTGTGCGAGACTCGTTGTGGCCCCTGTGGACCACCTTGTGGTCCCTGTGGACCCTGTGGACCTGCTGGTCCTTGTGGACCGCCACGGTGTGGACCCTGTGGGCCCTGTGGACCCTGTGGACCGGGCCGCTGTGGACCATGCGCAGTACCAAACTGTGGACCTTGTGGCTTGACAATGCCATCTGGACCGTACATTCCCGCACCTTGTGGACCATGTGGAACCGGTTGTGGTCCCTTGAGCAATGGACCTTGCGGACCCTGTGGACCATGTGGACCTTGTTCGCCGCCTTGTCCATATGAGTCGCCAGAGTGTGGACCTTGTTATCCTTGTGCACCTACGCCTTGGAACACACACTGTGGACCAGTCGGCCCGTGTGGCCCCCAAGTTCCATGTGGACCCTGTGGACCTTGTTGA
- the LOC132796786 gene encoding pH-sensitive chloride channel 2: MWSLIIAILLNSVWCRTVHTAALIDDCPTLDNGDSLSQTQLLDRLTHGCRYDRLERPLTYTQDGSRLPVDVYMRAYIYFMQNLEAHDLQFKIFALLQMRYLDPRLNFRHVSPKRLQPILGEQQLRDSLWMPHIFLANERDSSILGTSEKDILTSISPDGTVIVSTRIKATLYCWLNLKKFPFDEQHCSTVLESWMYNTSELVLHWEQKRPITYDPELHLTEFLLKQSWSNETVINADLSDLRHGAFAGNYSSLSFTVHLTRVVGFYLMDYFLPSMLIVAISWVSFWLQADQAPPRITLGTSTLLTFITLASAQGKTLPKVSYIKVSEVWFLGCTIFIFGSMVEFAFVNSIWRRKHNVPIKKLNSKHILKSTLSPHLLRRRSHARSRSFSGSGRPMDTSSLGGNLPFNNYLTVNLPIQTIPEGQVLVRPAVPSRRPSLHMLSSTNRKLDVTFVESALNTAPTSGSAASVGSATSVPSIDVPDISVFNNNTAEEIDHKEEIANNGWTTLTPQEIAIWIDRRARFMFPLAFLVFNMFFWTFVYCI; this comes from the exons ATGTGGTCATTAATTATTGCAATATTATTAAACAGTGTGTGGTGCCGCACAGTGCACACCGCAGCACTCATCGATGATTGTCCGACACTGGACAATGGCGACAGTCTGTCGCAGACGCAGTTGCTCGATCGCCTCACACACGGCTGTCGCTACGATCGATTGGAGCGACCGCTAACCTACACCCAGGATGGATCACGTTTGCCCGTGGACGTTTATATGCGTGCGTACATATATTTCATGCAGAATCTGGAGGCACACGATCTGCAGTTCAAGATCTTTGCGCTGCTGCAGATGCGCTATCTGGATCCTCGTCTCAATTTTCGTCATGTGTCGCCTAAACGTTTGCAACCCATACTCGGTGAGCAACAGCTGCGCGACTCGCTCTGGATGCCGCACATATTTCTCGCCAATGAGCGCGACTCCAGTATACTGG GTACATCGGAAAAGGATATACTCACATCTATATCGCCGGATGGCACTGTCATTGTCTCCACGCGCATTAAAGCCACGCTCTATTGCTGGCTAAATCTGAAGAAATTTCCCTTTGATGAGCAACATTGCTCCACCGTGCTCGAAAGCTGGATGTACAACACATCGGAACTCGTACTGCATTGGGAACAAAAGCGTCCCATTACCTACGATCCCGAACTGCACCTTACCGAATTTCTGCTGAAGCAATCGTGGTCGAATGAGACCGTCATCAATGCCGATCTCAGCGATTTGCGTCACGGCGCCTTTGCCGGCAATTACAGTTCGTTGAGCTTCACTGTGCATTTAACCCGTGTCGTAGGCTTCTATCTGATGGATTACTTTCTGCCATCCATGTTGATTGTGGCCATTTCGTGGGTATCGTTTTGGCTGCAAGCGGATCAGGCGCCTCCACGCATCACGCTTGGCACCAGCACGCTTTTAACATTCATCACACTTGCCTCGGCTCAGG GCAAAACGCTGCCAAAGGTCAGTTACATTAAGGTGTCGGAAGTGTGGTTTTTGGGCTGCACCATTTTCATCTTTGGCAGCATGGTGGAGTTTGCATTTGTGAACAGCATTTGGCGGCGCAAACACAATGTTCCCATCAAGAAGCTAAACAGCAAGCACATCCTCAAGTCCACACTATCGCCACATTTGCTGCGTCGTCGCAGCCACGCCAGATCCAGATCCTTCTCGGGCAGCGGACGTCCGATGGACACCAGTTCACTGGGTGGCAATTTGCCATTCAATAACTATCTAACCGTCAATTTGCCCATTCAAACCATACCGGAGGGACAAGTCTTAGTTCGACCCGCAGTGCCCAGTCGTCGACCCAGTCTTCATATGCTCAGCAGCACGAATCGCAAACTGGATGTCACTTTTGTGGAGAGTGCTCTTAATACTGCCCCAACTTCGGGTTCGGCTGCCTCTGTTGGTTCAGCAACAAGTGTGCCCAGCATTGATGTGCCCGATATTAGTGTGTTCAACAATAACACAGCCGAGGAGATCGACCACAAGGAGGAGATTGCCAATAACGGGTGGACAACGTTAACACCCCAGGAGATTGCCATTTGGATTGATAGACGCGCTCGCTTCATGTTTCCCTTGGCCTTTTTGGTCTTTAATATGTTTTTCTGGACATTTGTCTATTGTATTTGA
- the LOC132796712 gene encoding DBF4-type zinc finger-containing protein 2 homolog, with amino-acid sequence MCSPCGPCSPCDPCCGPFECSPKCYNAAQLEALPQCAPRIPPPFPKCITVQQPPRLICKKRVVFTEKIVPEPMVVNRCRQITVPKVVDATRVIKVPKLIWVSQMVREPRVIYYPSMIPDPYVVCYPKRVCEPREVCQSILCQPKPQTIDIPPPREYCCYPNGPINYKPSAACPPCPIGPCAPGGACCPLPCFSTNQYPVCETRCGPCGPPCGPCGPCGPAGPCGPPRCGPCGPCGPGRCGPCAVPNCGPCGLTMPSGPYIPAPCGPCGTGCGPLSNGPCGPCGPCGPCSPPCPYESPECGPCYPCAPTPWNTHCGPVGPCGPQVPCGPCGPC; translated from the coding sequence ATGTGCTCTCCTTGTGGACCCTGCAGCCCCTGCGACCCCTGCTGTGGGCCCTTCGAGTGCTCTCCCAAGTGCTACAATGCCGCGCAATTGGAAGCCTTGCCGCAGTGTGCTCCTCGCATTCCGCCTCCTTTCCCCAAGTGCATAACTGTGCAGCAGCCTCCGCGTCTCATATGCAAGAAGCGGGTTGTCTTCACAGAGAAGATCGTGCCCGAGCCCATGGTTGTCAATCGCTGCAGACAGATCACTGTGCCGAAAGTTGTGGATGCCACGCGAGTTATCAAAGTGCCAAAGCTAATTTGGGTCTCACAAATGGTTCGGGAGCCCCGTGTCATATACTATCCATCCATGATACCGGATCCCTATGTCGTCTGCTATCCGAAGCGAGTTTGCGAGCCCAGAGAAGTATGCCAATCAATACTGTGCCAACCCAAGCCACAGACCATAGACATCCCGCCGCCGCGCGAGTATTGCTGCTATCCAAATGGACCCATCAACTACAAGCCCAGTGCCGCTTGCCCACCATGTCCAATAGGACCATGTGCTCCAGGTGGCGCATGTTGTCCACTGCCCTGCTTCTCCACCAATCAGTATCCAGTGTGCGAGACTCGTTGTGGCCCCTGTGGACCACCTTGTGGTCCCTGTGGACCCTGTGGACCTGCTGGTCCTTGTGGACCGCCACGGTGTGGACCCTGTGGGCCCTGTGGACCGGGACGCTGTGGACCATGCGCAGTACCAAACTGTGGACCTTGTGGCTTGACAATGCCATCTGGACCGTACATTCCCGCACCTTGTGGACCATGTGGAACCGGTTGTGGTCCCTTGAGCAATGGACCTTGCGGACCCTGTGGACCATGTGGACCTTGTTCGCCGCCTTGTCCATATGAGTCGCCAGAGTGTGGACCTTGTTATCCTTGTGCACCTACGCCTTGGAACACACACTGTGGACCAGTCGGCCCGTGTGGCCCCCAAGTTCCATGTGGACCCTGTGGACCTTGTTGA